From Draconibacterium halophilum, one genomic window encodes:
- a CDS encoding aldo/keto reductase, with amino-acid sequence MEKKSNKKDQSNGIQRREFIRAGATFAAGAGLMGLGTSSVFGANSNSFAQTAIENVSLNNGVQMPILGFGTLYLNGEMGAQCVADAISLGYRLIDTATVYGNEEAVGAGIKKSGIDRNKLFVTSKVWVDDSGYENAKKAFQTSIDKLGTDYLDLYLIHRPRGDVKGSWKAMEELHKEGKIKAIGISNFEDHQIDELLKYATIKPAVNQIETHAFFQQSKARKSLLDYGVQMEAWSPLAQGRNGLFTNETLAAIGKKYNKNNAQVSLRWHYQRGIVAIPRSSQKAHMMENLNIFDFELDDTDMKTIAALDLAKTQFPEWE; translated from the coding sequence ATGGAAAAGAAATCGAACAAAAAAGATCAATCAAATGGAATTCAGCGCCGCGAGTTTATTCGCGCAGGTGCAACCTTTGCTGCCGGTGCCGGATTAATGGGCCTGGGAACTTCCAGTGTATTTGGAGCTAATAGTAACTCCTTTGCACAAACAGCAATTGAGAACGTAAGCTTGAACAACGGAGTACAAATGCCAATTTTAGGATTTGGCACGCTCTATCTGAACGGCGAAATGGGAGCGCAATGTGTAGCCGATGCCATTTCGTTGGGTTACCGGCTTATCGACACAGCCACCGTTTATGGCAACGAAGAAGCAGTAGGCGCCGGCATTAAAAAAAGTGGAATCGACCGCAATAAATTGTTTGTCACCTCGAAAGTTTGGGTTGACGACTCAGGATATGAAAACGCTAAAAAGGCCTTTCAAACATCCATCGACAAATTGGGCACCGACTACCTCGATCTTTACCTCATCCACCGCCCACGTGGCGATGTAAAAGGCTCGTGGAAAGCCATGGAAGAGTTACATAAAGAGGGTAAAATTAAAGCCATAGGTATCAGCAACTTTGAAGATCACCAGATTGATGAGTTATTGAAATATGCTACCATAAAACCTGCCGTAAACCAGATTGAAACGCATGCTTTCTTCCAGCAAAGTAAGGCCCGGAAATCCTTGCTGGATTATGGCGTACAAATGGAAGCCTGGTCGCCGCTGGCACAAGGACGCAACGGATTGTTTACTAACGAAACGCTGGCAGCCATTGGCAAAAAGTATAACAAAAACAATGCGCAGGTAAGTTTAAGGTGGCATTATCAGCGCGGTATTGTTGCCATACCTCGTTCATCGCAAAAGGCACATATGATGGAGAACCTCAATATTTTTGATTTTGAACTGGATGACACGGATATGAAAACCATTGCCGCATTGGATTTGGCTAAAACCCAGTTTCCGGAGTGGGAATAG
- a CDS encoding 4a-hydroxytetrahydrobiopterin dehydratase, with translation MSELKEKHCTPCEKETKPLNTEEIKHFKEKINGDWEVVENKKIRKSFSCEDFNEAIAFAQKIAKLADEEDHHPDLGVHYGSVDVEISTHNIGGLSPNDFILAAKIDDI, from the coding sequence ATGAGTGAATTAAAAGAAAAGCATTGTACACCGTGCGAAAAGGAAACAAAACCTTTAAATACTGAAGAGATTAAGCATTTTAAAGAGAAAATAAACGGCGACTGGGAAGTTGTGGAAAACAAGAAGATTAGAAAGAGTTTTTCTTGCGAGGATTTTAACGAAGCCATTGCATTTGCTCAAAAAATTGCAAAGCTAGCCGATGAAGAAGATCATCACCCCGATTTGGGTGTTCATTATGGATCGGTTGACGTAGAAATTAGTACACACAATATTGGAGGTTTGTCGCCCAACGACTTTATTCTGGCTGCAAAAATAGATGATATTTAA
- the fumC gene encoding class II fumarate hydratase, with amino-acid sequence MKYRVEKDTLGEINVPEKKLWGAHTQRSLQNFRIGTEASMPKEIIESFAIIKKAAARSNHKFGILSTNKKQLIEQACDEILAGKLKDHFPLVIWQTGSGTHTNMNCNEVIANRVKQLTENDFQWKNIELHPIDDVNKSQSSNDTFSAAMHIAAYKKLTGSLLPALKELHDTFNRKSEEFNSVVKIGRTHFMDAVPITLGQEFSAYSTQIEKGINALKKTLPDLQELPLGGTAVGTGLNSPVGFDDEIVDKISEETGLPFTKAKNKFALIAGHDAFVQSHSALKQLAVSLLKIVNDLRVMVSGPRAGISELKIPANEAGSSIMPGKVNPTQIEALSMVCTQVIGNDTTISVANSYGHFQLNVFKPVLIANFLESATLLADACNSFNTNCLFGIAPDTEKIKSHVNNSLMLVTPLTPHIGYDKAALIAKYAHTKKCSLKEAAVQLELVTEEQFDKWVKPGEMTSPNVAAKKNK; translated from the coding sequence ATGAAATATCGCGTTGAAAAAGACACACTGGGAGAAATAAATGTACCTGAGAAAAAACTTTGGGGAGCGCATACACAACGATCGTTGCAGAATTTCAGGATTGGTACTGAAGCATCGATGCCTAAAGAGATTATTGAGTCTTTTGCGATTATAAAAAAGGCTGCCGCCAGAAGTAATCATAAATTCGGAATTTTATCGACCAACAAAAAACAGCTGATTGAACAAGCCTGTGACGAGATTTTGGCCGGTAAACTAAAAGACCATTTTCCGTTGGTAATTTGGCAAACCGGCTCGGGCACGCATACCAACATGAATTGTAACGAAGTGATCGCCAATCGGGTAAAACAGCTAACAGAAAATGATTTTCAATGGAAAAACATTGAGTTACATCCAATCGATGATGTTAATAAATCGCAATCATCAAACGATACTTTTTCGGCAGCCATGCACATTGCTGCCTATAAAAAGCTGACAGGTTCTCTGTTGCCGGCCCTTAAAGAGCTTCACGATACTTTTAACAGGAAATCGGAGGAATTTAATTCGGTTGTGAAAATTGGCAGAACTCATTTTATGGATGCGGTGCCGATTACTTTAGGACAGGAATTCTCGGCTTATTCAACCCAAATTGAAAAAGGGATAAATGCGTTGAAAAAGACATTGCCCGATTTGCAGGAGTTGCCTTTGGGAGGAACTGCTGTTGGAACTGGATTGAATTCGCCGGTAGGTTTTGATGATGAAATAGTTGACAAAATAAGCGAAGAAACAGGATTGCCGTTTACAAAAGCCAAAAATAAGTTTGCCTTAATTGCGGGGCACGATGCTTTTGTACAATCGCACAGCGCCTTAAAGCAATTGGCCGTTAGTTTACTGAAAATAGTAAACGATTTACGGGTAATGGTTTCGGGGCCGAGAGCCGGAATCAGCGAATTAAAAATTCCGGCAAACGAAGCCGGTTCGTCAATTATGCCGGGTAAAGTAAACCCAACACAAATTGAAGCGCTTTCAATGGTTTGTACGCAGGTTATTGGTAACGATACAACTATTTCGGTGGCCAATTCTTACGGGCATTTTCAACTGAATGTTTTTAAGCCTGTTCTTATTGCCAATTTTTTGGAATCGGCAACATTGCTGGCAGATGCCTGCAATTCGTTCAATACAAATTGTTTGTTTGGAATAGCACCTGACACTGAAAAAATTAAATCGCATGTAAATAATTCGTTGATGTTGGTAACCCCTTTAACGCCTCATATTGGCTACGATAAGGCAGCACTAATTGCTAAATATGCCCATACAAAAAAATGTAGCCTGAAAGAAGCAGCAGTTCAATTGGAGTTGGTAACGGAAGAACAGTTTGATAAATGGGTGAAACCGGGAGAAATGACAAGCCCGAATGTTGCTGCCAAAAAGAACAAATAA
- a CDS encoding FAD-binding oxidoreductase, with protein MEHKLEIIQKKWLTHNVMQFTLRKPKGFSYSAGQAAEVTLDNPEFKDQWAPFTFTSLNKHEHLEFTIKAYPKHEGITLALSKLEKGDHMVISDPWDSFKNKGPGVFIAGGTGVTPFIALLRQMEADGKVGGSRLLFSNKTEADIFLDDEFKRILGDNFMNVLTQEKRNLISTEGLIKHFLKI; from the coding sequence ATGGAACACAAATTAGAGATAATACAAAAAAAGTGGTTAACACATAATGTTATGCAATTTACCCTGAGAAAACCAAAGGGATTTTCGTATAGCGCTGGCCAGGCTGCCGAAGTAACGCTCGATAATCCTGAATTTAAAGATCAATGGGCTCCGTTTACATTTACAAGTTTGAATAAGCATGAGCATTTGGAATTCACCATAAAAGCATATCCAAAACACGAAGGAATAACATTGGCACTATCAAAACTGGAAAAAGGAGATCACATGGTTATTTCTGATCCGTGGGATTCGTTTAAAAATAAAGGTCCGGGTGTTTTTATTGCCGGAGGAACCGGTGTAACTCCGTTTATTGCATTGTTGCGACAAATGGAAGCCGATGGAAAGGTAGGAGGAAGCCGACTACTATTTTCAAACAAAACGGAAGCTGATATTTTTCTTGATGATGAGTTTAAGCGAATTTTGGGAGACAATTTTATGAACGTGTTAACACAGGAAAAAAGGAACCTTATTTCTACGGAAGGATTGATAAAGCATTTCTTAAAAATATGA
- a CDS encoding SpoIIAA family protein — protein MFKIIDLTKRELIAIEVEGKLTKADYDKITPLIDKAVKDFGKVKLYIQLNNLDGIAPGAFWEDVKTYLKHFNHMKKIAVVGKSRWEKLWSDLAAPFISGEVKYFEFTAIDEAREWVKD, from the coding sequence ATGTTTAAAATAATAGATCTTACAAAACGCGAACTAATTGCCATTGAAGTTGAAGGCAAATTAACAAAAGCTGATTACGATAAAATTACTCCGCTTATTGATAAAGCGGTTAAAGATTTTGGTAAGGTTAAACTTTATATCCAGTTAAATAATTTAGATGGAATAGCACCAGGAGCATTTTGGGAAGATGTAAAAACTTACCTGAAACATTTTAATCACATGAAAAAAATTGCGGTTGTTGGGAAATCGCGTTGGGAGAAATTGTGGTCAGATCTGGCTGCGCCATTTATTTCAGGAGAGGTAAAATATTTTGAATTTACGGCCATTGACGAAGCCCGGGAATGGGTTAAAGATTAA
- a CDS encoding copper-translocating P-type ATPase yields the protein MDSNNKKHNHSSHNGHNDNHDKGHHNHIEHHKHMIADFRKRFWISAIITIPILILSPLIQQIIGYEIEFSFDSYILFVLSAIIFFYGGWPFLTGLADELKKKQPGMMTLIAVAITVAFGYSTATTFGLKGDSFFWELATLIDIMLLGHWIEMKSVVNASGALQSLIDLMPTEAHLFEDNNTRDVKIDQLKSGDTVLVRPGEKIPVDGKIVEGKSNINESMVTGESKPVSKTQNDKVIGGTVNGNNSLKITVEQVGEEAYLNKVIQMVREAQSKKSKTQHLADKIAFWLTIIALTVGFGTLTTWLVLGKSFVFALERMASVMVITCPHALGLAVPLVVAISTSVSAKQGLLIRNRTAFENSRKVSVVVFDKTGTLTKGNFGVTRFKSLSDSYTDQEILAMSGALEAESEHPLADGILRKVKEEDIEVPKVSDVETITGKGITGNVDGTKVKVVSPGYLEENDIEIPKKEKTDTVETIVFVLANDKLAGVIALADEIREESFEAVKMLKKKGLKLYMMTGDNINVAKKVSNKLQLDGYFAELLPDQKLDKLKIFQDEGEFVAMTGDGINDAPALAAADVGIAVGSGTDVAAETADIVLVNSNPKDIYSLLEFGEKTHRKMIQNFIWATAYNVVAIPLAAGVLISKGIMISPALGAVLMSLSTIIVAINAQLLKEGIK from the coding sequence ATGGATTCAAACAACAAAAAGCATAATCATTCCTCACATAACGGTCATAACGATAACCACGATAAAGGCCACCACAATCATATTGAACACCATAAACATATGATTGCTGATTTTCGTAAACGATTCTGGATTTCAGCGATTATAACCATTCCGATACTTATTTTATCGCCACTTATTCAACAAATAATTGGTTATGAAATTGAGTTCAGTTTTGATAGTTACATCTTGTTTGTGCTATCGGCCATTATATTCTTTTATGGTGGATGGCCTTTTCTTACCGGTTTAGCAGACGAATTGAAGAAAAAACAGCCGGGAATGATGACACTTATTGCAGTGGCAATTACTGTGGCTTTTGGATATAGTACCGCCACTACTTTTGGGTTAAAGGGAGATTCATTTTTTTGGGAACTGGCCACCTTAATCGATATCATGCTGCTGGGACACTGGATCGAAATGAAATCGGTGGTAAATGCTTCCGGTGCACTTCAAAGCCTGATTGATTTAATGCCTACCGAGGCACATTTATTTGAAGATAATAATACCCGCGATGTAAAAATCGATCAACTTAAATCAGGCGACACCGTTTTGGTTCGCCCCGGGGAGAAAATTCCGGTGGATGGAAAAATAGTTGAAGGGAAAAGCAATATAAACGAATCGATGGTAACCGGAGAATCGAAACCGGTTAGCAAAACCCAAAATGATAAAGTAATTGGCGGAACGGTAAACGGAAACAATTCGCTAAAAATCACCGTTGAGCAGGTGGGTGAAGAAGCTTATCTGAACAAAGTAATTCAGATGGTTCGCGAAGCGCAAAGCAAAAAATCGAAAACGCAACATCTGGCAGATAAAATTGCATTTTGGCTAACCATTATTGCATTAACAGTTGGTTTTGGCACACTCACAACCTGGTTGGTGCTGGGCAAATCTTTTGTTTTTGCGCTCGAACGTATGGCCAGTGTTATGGTAATTACCTGCCCGCACGCTCTTGGTCTTGCAGTTCCTTTGGTTGTGGCTATTTCCACATCGGTTTCGGCAAAACAGGGGTTACTTATTCGTAACCGCACTGCTTTCGAAAATTCGCGCAAAGTTTCTGTTGTGGTCTTTGATAAAACCGGCACACTTACTAAAGGAAATTTTGGCGTAACCCGTTTTAAGAGCTTGTCAGATTCGTATACCGACCAAGAAATACTAGCCATGTCGGGAGCTTTGGAAGCCGAATCGGAACATCCTTTGGCCGACGGGATTCTGCGTAAAGTTAAAGAGGAAGATATTGAAGTCCCTAAGGTTTCAGATGTGGAAACCATTACAGGAAAAGGAATTACTGGAAATGTTGATGGTACAAAAGTTAAGGTTGTTAGTCCCGGATACCTGGAAGAAAATGATATTGAAATTCCAAAAAAGGAAAAAACCGATACAGTGGAAACAATAGTTTTTGTATTGGCAAACGACAAACTGGCCGGTGTTATCGCACTTGCCGACGAGATTAGAGAAGAATCTTTTGAAGCAGTAAAAATGCTCAAAAAGAAAGGCCTTAAATTGTATATGATGACCGGCGACAATATAAATGTTGCCAAAAAAGTAAGCAATAAACTACAACTCGACGGCTACTTTGCAGAGTTGCTGCCGGATCAGAAATTGGACAAACTGAAGATCTTTCAGGATGAAGGTGAATTTGTTGCCATGACAGGTGATGGAATAAACGATGCTCCGGCACTGGCAGCTGCCGATGTTGGTATTGCAGTAGGTTCGGGTACCGATGTGGCGGCAGAAACAGCCGACATTGTTTTAGTAAACAGCAATCCTAAAGATATTTATTCGTTGCTGGAGTTCGGAGAAAAAACCCATCGCAAAATGATTCAAAACTTCATTTGGGCCACGGCTTATAATGTTGTTGCTATTCCGCTCGCTGCAGGAGTATTAATCAGTAAAGGAATAATGATTAGTCCGGCGTTGGGAGCAGTACTAATGAGCTTAAGTACCATAATAGTAGCCATAAATGCACAACTATTGAAGGAAGGAATTAAGTAA
- a CDS encoding general stress protein CsbD, with protein MRTNNSIENNWSVIKLGLKEKYPQLSKEDLTYIDGYENEFLHNLELKLGMNREQLTTILHSLIPIERTEKA; from the coding sequence ATGAGAACAAATAATTCAATTGAAAACAACTGGTCGGTTATTAAACTCGGGTTAAAAGAGAAATACCCACAGTTATCAAAAGAAGACCTAACATATATTGACGGTTACGAAAATGAATTTCTGCATAACCTGGAGCTAAAATTAGGTATGAATCGCGAGCAATTAACAACAATACTTCATAGCCTGATTCCCATTGAACGCACCGAGAAGGCTTAA
- a CDS encoding LapA family protein — translation MQKTFIGILLVILAVVLFALNNSSVVSMNFWKWNIESNLSLVLIIAVTFGAMTSYFLSLPYRARKNHEIRNKEKTIKGLENQVRHLENKNKQAVEVKSDEQKLSDASAKL, via the coding sequence ATGCAAAAAACATTTATAGGAATATTGCTCGTCATTCTGGCCGTTGTATTATTCGCCTTAAACAATTCATCAGTAGTCAGCATGAATTTTTGGAAATGGAACATCGAATCTAATTTATCGCTTGTTCTGATAATAGCTGTTACGTTTGGAGCCATGACCAGCTATTTTTTGTCGCTCCCTTATCGGGCAAGAAAAAACCACGAAATAAGAAACAAGGAGAAAACAATTAAAGGGCTCGAGAATCAAGTTCGTCACCTGGAAAACAAAAACAAACAAGCTGTTGAAGTTAAAAGCGATGAGCAAAAATTAAGTGATGCTTCTGCAAAATTATAA
- a CDS encoding plastocyanin/azurin family copper-binding protein, with protein MKQIKKVALAMLLVFFAANVWAQREIKMEGHDNLRFTVETIKASPGEKLKITLTTVSSIDKSQMAHNWVLLKKGTDGMNFVTKGLQHADNDYIDPALEGKVIAKTEMLGDGETDSIVFNVPDEKGTYEYVCTFKAHYQAGMKGQLMVQ; from the coding sequence ATGAAACAGATAAAAAAAGTGGCTCTGGCTATGCTGCTCGTTTTTTTTGCAGCAAATGTATGGGCCCAACGAGAAATTAAAATGGAGGGACACGATAATCTTCGTTTTACTGTTGAAACCATTAAAGCATCACCAGGCGAGAAACTCAAAATTACCCTGACAACAGTTAGTAGCATCGACAAAAGTCAAATGGCACATAACTGGGTACTCTTAAAAAAAGGAACCGACGGGATGAACTTTGTAACCAAAGGACTTCAACATGCTGATAATGATTATATCGATCCCGCTCTTGAAGGAAAAGTAATTGCCAAAACCGAAATGTTGGGCGATGGAGAAACTGACTCAATCGTATTTAATGTTCCCGATGAAAAAGGAACTTACGAATATGTATGTACGTTTAAGGCACACTACCAGGCCGGAATGAAAGGGCAGTTAATGGTTCAGTAA
- a CDS encoding BON domain-containing protein: MKPLPEEIIKKNIIDRLTNNDAVNINNIHVSITDGFVQLQGHVPSYSAKIEALRDATEAAKDFNVVNELQVNFQPNQPTVSDKEITENIHQYFKWQKSINPTSVKVEVDNGKVVLSGQVENESESIAAEKIASSTKGVIDMDNQIRVAPKKVSNDTHIQQALKEAFEKSALIDEHKIVTEVEKGVVYISGCVANDPIRKEIEDQVVNTKGVNKVVNKITVG; encoded by the coding sequence ATGAAACCATTACCGGAAGAAATTATTAAGAAAAACATTATTGACAGATTAACGAATAACGATGCAGTAAATATCAACAACATACATGTAAGTATTACCGATGGATTCGTTCAGCTTCAGGGGCACGTACCAAGTTACAGTGCAAAAATTGAAGCACTTCGCGATGCTACCGAAGCTGCCAAAGATTTTAATGTGGTTAACGAACTGCAGGTCAATTTTCAACCCAACCAACCGACCGTTTCCGATAAGGAGATTACAGAGAATATTCATCAGTATTTTAAATGGCAAAAAAGCATCAACCCAACAAGTGTAAAGGTAGAGGTTGATAATGGCAAAGTAGTATTGTCGGGGCAGGTAGAAAACGAAAGCGAAAGCATTGCAGCCGAAAAGATTGCATCCTCTACTAAAGGAGTAATTGATATGGATAATCAAATACGCGTAGCACCCAAAAAGGTAAGTAACGACACACACATTCAACAGGCTTTGAAAGAAGCCTTTGAAAAAAGTGCCCTAATTGACGAGCACAAAATTGTAACAGAAGTAGAGAAAGGAGTGGTTTACATTTCGGGATGTGTGGCCAACGATCCAATCCGGAAAGAAATTGAAGATCAGGTGGTAAACACCAAAGGAGTAAACAAGGTAGTCAACAAAATAACCGTGGGATAA
- a CDS encoding glycoside hydrolase family 43 protein has translation MYIILFLLATFAAYGKSENLPSETDSVETSFTNPVWDGADPWMVKQGNDYVYCFSNNNGIAVSSSKIMTQRNEAEYIWKAPASGWNSNCVWAPEIHFIGGHWYVYYAAGVSGPPFIHQRAGVLRSVNDNVYSDYKDMGMLNTGDNPEDVSENIWAIDMTVMKLKGNLYAIWSGWLEQMDTDATSQHLFIQEMENPYTLKGKRVLLSSPEESWETGGPLNLNEGPQVLKHDDQVFIIYSCRESWLKEYRQGMLQLKDSDADPLDPESWIKTGPVFEGNDSVHGVGHVSFVKSPDGTEDWIIYHTKKTTEPGWDRDVRMQPFTWNADGTPDFGDAVKAGKPLKRPSGEVEIEQN, from the coding sequence ATGTATATAATATTATTCTTGCTGGCCACGTTTGCTGCGTATGGAAAAAGCGAAAATTTACCAAGCGAAACTGATTCGGTAGAAACATCGTTTACCAATCCTGTTTGGGACGGTGCCGATCCGTGGATGGTAAAACAGGGCAACGATTATGTTTACTGTTTTTCCAATAACAATGGAATTGCTGTTTCGAGTTCAAAAATTATGACACAAAGAAATGAGGCAGAATACATTTGGAAAGCACCTGCTTCGGGCTGGAACAGTAACTGCGTTTGGGCACCCGAGATTCATTTTATCGGTGGCCACTGGTATGTTTATTATGCTGCCGGCGTTTCAGGACCTCCTTTTATTCATCAGCGAGCAGGGGTTTTGCGCTCGGTAAACGATAATGTTTATAGTGACTATAAAGATATGGGAATGTTAAATACCGGCGACAATCCGGAAGATGTCTCAGAAAACATTTGGGCCATTGATATGACGGTGATGAAACTCAAAGGTAACCTGTATGCCATCTGGTCGGGCTGGCTGGAGCAAATGGATACCGATGCTACCTCGCAGCACCTTTTTATTCAGGAAATGGAAAATCCATATACCTTGAAAGGCAAGCGAGTTTTGCTGTCGTCGCCCGAAGAAAGCTGGGAAACCGGTGGTCCGTTAAATCTGAACGAAGGTCCTCAGGTTTTAAAGCATGATGATCAGGTATTTATCATTTATTCCTGTCGTGAATCGTGGCTGAAAGAATACCGTCAGGGAATGTTACAGCTTAAAGACTCGGATGCCGATCCGCTCGATCCTGAAAGCTGGATTAAAACAGGTCCGGTATTCGAAGGAAATGATTCTGTTCACGGAGTGGGGCATGTTTCGTTTGTAAAGTCGCCGGATGGTACCGAAGACTGGATTATTTATCACACGAAAAAAACAACAGAACCCGGATGGGATCGCGATGTGCGAATGCAGCCTTTTACATGGAACGCCGATGGAACTCCTGATTTTGGGGATGCTGTGAAGGCAGGAAAACCATTAAAGCGTCCCTCGGGAGAAGTAGAAATAGAACAAAATTAA
- a CDS encoding IS982 family transposase, translating to MSDCQIIAFSITGESLGIDSEAFLWAKIKSEHADDFPNLIDRSNFNRRRKRLYPFIEELNKTVAGFLNAGEDCFLVDSIPIPVCKNAREQRSRICKENFETAPNKGYSAVNKTWYYGYKLHLLTSANGVFHSMDLSKASVHDVHYLSQVKHSGLNNCILLGDKGYLSSSQQIDLFSSCNVKLETPMRANQKAYTLYPPVFKKFRKRIETLFSQLCDQFMLKRNYAKTLIGLSVRILTKVTSVTLLQYINLKNGKPINNLKYALAV from the coding sequence ATGTCTGATTGTCAAATTATTGCGTTCTCTATTACTGGCGAGTCACTCGGAATCGACAGCGAAGCTTTTTTGTGGGCTAAAATCAAAAGCGAACATGCTGATGATTTTCCCAACCTAATCGACCGAAGCAACTTTAACCGCAGAAGAAAACGCCTTTATCCTTTTATCGAAGAATTGAACAAGACTGTAGCCGGCTTTCTCAATGCAGGAGAAGACTGTTTCCTGGTTGATTCGATTCCCATCCCTGTTTGCAAGAACGCCCGTGAACAACGCAGCAGGATTTGCAAAGAAAACTTTGAGACAGCACCAAACAAAGGCTATTCTGCTGTTAATAAAACCTGGTATTACGGCTACAAGCTTCATTTGCTTACCTCTGCAAACGGGGTTTTTCATAGTATGGACTTAAGCAAGGCTAGTGTCCATGATGTTCATTACCTGTCGCAGGTAAAGCATTCTGGGCTAAACAATTGTATCCTGCTGGGAGATAAAGGATATTTATCCAGTTCTCAGCAAATTGACCTGTTTTCTTCCTGCAACGTTAAACTGGAAACCCCCATGCGGGCTAATCAAAAAGCTTACACTTTGTACCCACCTGTTTTTAAAAAGTTTAGAAAAAGGATCGAAACATTGTTTTCTCAACTTTGCGACCAGTTCATGCTTAAACGTAATTACGCCAAAACACTTATTGGATTGTCAGTCAGAATACTCACAAAAGTTACTTCGGTGACTTTACTGCAATACATTAATTTAAAGAACGGTAAACCAATTAATAATTTAAAATATGCCCTGGCAGTTTAA
- a CDS encoding aldose epimerase family protein — protein sequence MKSRNLFVVLILAALAFACNQKPAEQLICGSLKEADFKATIGGKETGLYELKNGELTMAVTNYGGRIVSLLVPGKNGEMADVVLGFPSIDAYLNAKEVFHGALIGRVGNRIAKGKFTLNDVEYTLPINNDPNHLHGGPEGFHNVVWDVKAVNDTSIVLSYLSKDGEMGYPGNLNAEVTYTLTPQNEVKMAYKATTDKSTPVNLTNHAFFNLKGEANGTINDHLLTINADKFTAVDSTLIPFGENVPVEGTPFDFREAKAIGADLALQSENEQLQNGLGYDHNFALNKPVDGEMTLAAIVVEPASGRKMEIFTEEPGIQFYGGNFMDGADTGKYGKTFDYRESFALETQHFPDSPNQPAFPSIILNPGETYSTSSIYRFSVADSQ from the coding sequence ATGAAATCAAGAAACTTATTTGTAGTATTAATCTTGGCGGCACTTGCTTTTGCCTGTAATCAAAAACCAGCAGAGCAATTGATCTGCGGAAGTCTTAAAGAAGCAGATTTTAAAGCTACGATCGGCGGTAAAGAAACCGGTTTGTACGAGTTGAAAAACGGAGAGCTCACCATGGCTGTAACCAATTATGGTGGTCGAATAGTTAGTTTGCTGGTACCCGGCAAAAACGGAGAAATGGCTGATGTGGTCCTCGGATTTCCGTCAATTGATGCTTACCTGAATGCCAAAGAAGTATTTCACGGAGCATTGATCGGTCGTGTTGGAAACCGTATTGCAAAAGGTAAATTCACCTTGAATGATGTAGAGTATACCCTACCAATTAACAATGACCCTAACCATTTACACGGCGGCCCCGAAGGTTTTCACAATGTGGTTTGGGATGTAAAAGCAGTGAACGACACTTCCATTGTTCTCAGCTATTTGTCGAAAGACGGAGAAATGGGCTATCCCGGAAATCTGAATGCAGAAGTAACTTATACACTTACACCGCAGAATGAGGTTAAGATGGCCTACAAAGCCACAACCGATAAGAGCACTCCGGTGAATTTAACCAATCATGCCTTTTTTAACCTGAAAGGTGAAGCCAACGGAACGATCAATGATCACTTGTTGACGATCAATGCTGATAAGTTTACTGCTGTTGACTCCACATTAATTCCGTTTGGAGAAAATGTACCTGTTGAAGGAACACCATTTGATTTCAGAGAAGCAAAAGCTATTGGTGCTGATTTGGCATTGCAAAGCGAAAACGAACAGCTGCAAAATGGTTTGGGCTACGACCATAATTTTGCCCTGAATAAACCCGTTGATGGCGAAATGACATTGGCGGCAATTGTTGTTGAGCCGGCAAGCGGAAGAAAAATGGAGATATTTACAGAAGAGCCCGGCATTCAATTTTACGGCGGAAACTTTATGGATGGAGCAGATACCGGTAAATATGGAAAGACCTTTGATTATCGTGAGTCGTTTGCTTTGGAAACACAACATTTTCCTGATTCACCAAACCAGCCGGCTTTCCCGTCAATTATTTTAAATCCGGGAGAGACTTATTCTACATCGAGTATTTACCGATTTAGTGTAGCGGATAGTCAATAA